From a single Lewinella sp. LCG006 genomic region:
- a CDS encoding type IV pilin protein — translation MKRRDFRLKAFTLTELLVVLVIIGILMLIALPNLMPLIAKTHSLEAQQALTTIQKLERSYHQMHVKYTGDLLELGFEPEKTIPEGGNAKYAIQITSADPTSFVARAVAVVDFDQDGVFNEWEIDHNGTLREIVKD, via the coding sequence ATGAAACGACGCGACTTTCGACTCAAAGCATTTACCCTCACTGAGCTATTGGTTGTACTGGTCATTATCGGTATTTTGATGCTTATTGCATTACCCAATTTAATGCCCTTGATTGCCAAAACGCACAGCTTGGAAGCCCAGCAAGCCCTTACGACCATTCAGAAGCTGGAACGATCTTACCACCAGATGCACGTAAAGTATACGGGGGATTTATTGGAATTGGGTTTTGAACCTGAAAAGACCATCCCAGAGGGTGGTAACGCTAAATACGCTATCCAAATCACTAGTGCTGATCCGACCAGTTTTGTCGCTAGAGCAGTAGCCGTCGTAGATTTTGACCAGGATGGTGTTTTTAATGAGTGGGAAATAGATCATAACGGTACCTTGCGGGAGATCGTAAAAGATTAG